Proteins from a genomic interval of Candidatus Hydrogenedentota bacterium:
- a CDS encoding Fic family protein — MRTYERTHPWISFRFDLGRAHPQLWLGLGEAVSKCEHISRVPLRPSTAETLHRIYLAKGVAATTAIEGNTLSEAEVLRMVEGERPVAPSKQYLGQEVDNVIAVCNSIGRDVAEGTLPSLTLELLCGYNRKLLNALPAGEGVVPGEMRTHSVVVGSVYRGAPANDCAYLVDRLCSWLDGPDFEAPPGLETVYAVIKAVVAHLYLAWIHPFGDGNGRVARLLEFHILLAAGIPSPAAHLLSNHYNQTRSEYYRQLEYASKSGGDILPFLAYAVQGFVDGLREQLEYIWTQQWDVVWRNYVHEAFKNKTGESQDRQRKLVLDLGAHEEWIDVGKVVELTPRLAKAYAKKTTKTAQRDLNALVKMNLVERKGKRVRARREVIRQFLPLRSQNKPPSGTKED; from the coding sequence GGACACACCCATGGATATCTTTCCGGTTTGACTTGGGGCGGGCGCACCCGCAGTTGTGGCTCGGCTTGGGGGAGGCCGTGTCCAAGTGCGAGCACATCTCGCGCGTTCCGCTCCGCCCCTCCACGGCGGAGACCCTTCACAGGATTTACCTTGCGAAGGGGGTCGCCGCCACCACGGCCATAGAGGGAAACACCCTCTCGGAGGCCGAAGTGCTCAGGATGGTCGAAGGGGAGCGGCCTGTTGCCCCCTCGAAGCAATACCTGGGACAGGAGGTGGACAACGTCATTGCGGTCTGCAACTCCATCGGCCGGGACGTTGCGGAGGGCACGCTGCCCAGCCTGACCCTGGAGCTGCTCTGCGGCTATAACCGCAAACTGCTGAACGCGCTTCCCGCGGGCGAGGGGGTGGTGCCGGGGGAAATGCGAACCCATTCCGTGGTGGTGGGCAGCGTGTACCGGGGCGCTCCGGCGAACGACTGCGCGTACCTGGTGGACCGCCTTTGCTCGTGGCTGGACGGCCCCGATTTCGAGGCGCCTCCCGGGCTGGAGACGGTGTATGCCGTCATCAAGGCCGTGGTCGCGCACCTGTATCTCGCCTGGATACACCCCTTCGGCGACGGCAATGGCCGCGTGGCGCGGCTGCTTGAGTTCCATATCCTGCTTGCGGCGGGCATCCCCTCGCCGGCGGCACACCTGCTGAGCAACCACTACAACCAAACCCGGAGCGAGTACTACAGGCAGTTGGAGTATGCCAGCAAGTCGGGGGGGGACATCCTTCCTTTTCTGGCGTATGCGGTCCAGGGGTTTGTGGACGGACTGCGGGAGCAGCTTGAGTACATTTGGACGCAGCAATGGGACGTGGTGTGGCGGAACTACGTCCATGAGGCCTTCAAGAACAAGACCGGGGAAAGCCAGGACCGCCAGCGAAAGCTGGTGCTGGATTTGGGCGCCCACGAGGAATGGATTGACGTGGGAAAGGTGGTCGAGCTCACGCCGCGATTGGCCAAGGCCTATGCGAAGAAGACAACGAAGACTGCGCAGCGCGATTTGAACGCCCTGGTTAAGATGAATCTCGTGGAGCGCAAGGGAAAGCGTGTTCGCGCGCGGCGTGAAGTCATCCGTCAGTTTCTGCCGCTGCGGAGCCAGAACAAGCCCCCATCAGGAACGAAGGAAGACTGA